A DNA window from Massilia putida contains the following coding sequences:
- a CDS encoding ThuA domain-containing protein → MKGIVSTVAAATMLATPAAWSADIQYKLLVLAMPNKYHYEYIPIARDSLEKLARLHAFEFTYTNKPEAFDGDLKQYAAIVFLNTPGEELSPAQRANFEAYMRAGGNAVIVHRAAITPPNGWVWYEKLVGRSFKIHPFLQTAAVDVVDKGFPATFGIPPRWIWSDEWYETTNPYKVAIRPVLNVDESSYDPTRIWPGQVATGMGKDHPVSWYHQVEKGRVFVTLLGHNGEMYRDPQYLAHLMGGIWWAATGKGQQR, encoded by the coding sequence ATGAAAGGCATCGTATCGACGGTGGCGGCGGCCACGATGCTGGCCACGCCGGCGGCATGGTCGGCCGACATCCAGTACAAGCTGCTCGTGCTGGCCATGCCGAACAAGTACCACTACGAATACATTCCCATCGCGCGCGACAGCCTGGAAAAGCTGGCCAGGCTGCACGCGTTCGAGTTCACGTACACGAACAAGCCCGAGGCCTTCGACGGCGATTTGAAACAGTACGCGGCCATCGTGTTCCTCAACACGCCCGGCGAGGAGCTGAGTCCGGCACAGCGCGCGAACTTCGAAGCGTACATGCGCGCCGGCGGCAATGCCGTCATCGTGCACCGCGCCGCGATCACGCCGCCGAACGGGTGGGTGTGGTACGAGAAACTGGTCGGCAGGTCCTTCAAGATCCACCCGTTCCTGCAGACGGCGGCCGTCGACGTCGTCGATAAAGGCTTCCCGGCGACGTTCGGCATCCCGCCGCGCTGGATCTGGAGCGACGAGTGGTACGAGACGACCAACCCGTACAAGGTCGCGATCCGACCCGTGCTGAACGTGGACGAATCGAGCTACGATCCGACCCGGATCTGGCCGGGCCAGGTCGCGACGGGCATGGGCAAGGACCACCCGGTGTCGTGGTATCACCAGGTCGAGAAGGGCCGCGTGTTCGTCACGCTGCTGGGCCACAACGGCGAAATGTACCGCGATCCGCAATACCTGGCCCACCTGATGGGAGGAATCTGGTGGGCGGCGACGGGCAAGGGGCAGCAGCGGTAG
- a CDS encoding GH92 family glycosyl hydrolase codes for MTAFSTPRLAVLLAALALALPLAHGAPRLDATPVNTFIGTQDEGNTFPGASAPFGMIQVGPTGEHYAGWRYSDTRIRGFGHSYLSGAGCWEQGGQLQVLPVTGRIGPGGDFDTAKPETFDYKRYAAGYTHDGEVGQAGYYKVQLTSYGGITAEATALTRAAAERYTFAAGTASGNVLLNVGQANERHSVVGSEVRIVDDRSVEGRITTKSFCGGAQYTTWFRIVFDQPFAAHGIWDDRGGWPNAKGPSQQGDSRPHGVWLTFDLKRGRAVTAVSAISHVDAEGARANLKAEGMAGGQPLAFDAMREKAQAAWQRELGSVRIDGGSQDDRTVFYTALYHALLQPLTGNDADGRYRGYDDAIHTAKDWTYYEFFSLWDTYRAQNQLLALLRPQRARDIANSVLKIREQGGWLPRWGYANFETNVMTGDPVTPFLVDLWRYGALKGREGEAYTALRENAFGVPPQRIRAEGRAGNPSYLSQGFVQYDRAFVAKGMDIDPHHGASATLEYSLSDSALAVMARALGHADDARLLDRRALNWRHVWDASVVDKETGLRGFPRPRVQDGSWFADVGGGYDPRSERGFHEGTAWQYQWLVRQDIPGLAAAMGGPAQALRRLDLFFDYDALAADPAAVRKSWVVGPYSYYSQFRYNPNNEPDLHAPWVYTLMGQPWKTTTVLRAAETLFGNGPSGVTGNDDLGTMSAWYLFSALGLYPDTPGSGRFLLHAPRFAHAEIDLPQGRVLRIDAPDTKVGERRFVQSVSWANKPLSRVWLDWEQLQAGGTLGYRLAPQPDTAGWGTHARDLPRAPAGLAP; via the coding sequence ATGACCGCATTCTCCACCCCGCGCCTTGCTGTGCTGCTGGCGGCGCTGGCGCTGGCGCTGCCGCTGGCGCACGGCGCGCCTCGGCTTGATGCCACGCCCGTGAACACCTTCATCGGCACGCAGGACGAAGGCAATACCTTCCCCGGCGCGTCGGCACCGTTCGGCATGATCCAGGTCGGCCCGACCGGGGAGCATTACGCCGGCTGGCGCTACAGCGACACGCGTATCCGCGGCTTCGGCCATTCTTACCTGTCCGGCGCGGGCTGCTGGGAGCAGGGCGGGCAGCTGCAGGTGCTGCCGGTCACGGGCCGCATCGGCCCCGGCGGCGACTTCGACACCGCCAAGCCGGAAACCTTCGACTATAAACGCTATGCCGCCGGCTACACGCATGACGGCGAGGTCGGCCAGGCCGGCTACTACAAGGTCCAGCTCACGAGCTATGGCGGCATCACGGCCGAAGCGACGGCGCTGACCCGCGCCGCGGCCGAGCGCTACACGTTCGCCGCCGGCACCGCGTCCGGCAACGTGCTGCTCAACGTGGGACAGGCCAACGAGCGCCATTCCGTGGTCGGCAGCGAAGTGCGGATCGTGGACGACCGCAGCGTCGAAGGCCGCATCACGACGAAAAGCTTCTGCGGCGGCGCGCAGTACACCACCTGGTTCCGCATCGTGTTCGACCAGCCCTTCGCCGCCCACGGCATCTGGGACGACCGCGGCGGCTGGCCGAATGCGAAGGGCCCCAGCCAGCAGGGCGACAGCCGGCCGCACGGGGTCTGGCTGACGTTCGACCTGAAACGCGGACGTGCCGTCACGGCGGTCAGCGCAATCTCGCACGTGGACGCCGAAGGCGCACGCGCCAACCTGAAGGCGGAAGGCATGGCCGGCGGCCAGCCGCTCGCCTTCGATGCGATGCGCGAGAAGGCACAGGCGGCCTGGCAGCGGGAGCTTGGCAGCGTGCGCATCGATGGCGGGAGCCAGGACGACCGCACCGTGTTCTATACCGCGCTGTACCACGCGCTGCTGCAGCCGCTGACGGGCAACGACGCGGACGGCCGCTACCGCGGCTACGACGACGCGATCCATACGGCGAAGGATTGGACGTATTACGAGTTCTTTTCGCTATGGGACACCTACCGCGCGCAGAACCAGCTGCTTGCCCTGCTGCGGCCGCAGCGCGCGCGCGACATCGCGAATTCGGTACTGAAAATCCGCGAACAGGGCGGCTGGCTGCCGCGCTGGGGCTATGCCAACTTCGAGACGAACGTGATGACGGGCGACCCGGTCACGCCCTTCCTGGTCGACCTGTGGCGCTACGGCGCGCTGAAAGGCCGCGAGGGCGAAGCCTATACGGCGCTGCGCGAAAACGCGTTCGGCGTGCCGCCGCAGCGCATCCGCGCCGAAGGCCGCGCCGGCAACCCGAGCTATTTGAGCCAGGGCTTCGTGCAGTACGACCGTGCCTTCGTCGCCAAGGGCATGGACATCGACCCGCACCACGGCGCCTCGGCGACGCTGGAATATTCTCTGTCCGACAGCGCGCTGGCCGTGATGGCCAGGGCGCTCGGCCACGCCGACGACGCCCGTCTGCTGGACCGGCGCGCCCTCAACTGGCGCCATGTGTGGGATGCGAGCGTGGTCGACAAGGAGACCGGTCTGCGCGGCTTCCCGCGCCCGCGCGTGCAGGACGGCAGCTGGTTCGCCGACGTCGGCGGCGGCTACGATCCGCGCAGCGAGCGGGGCTTCCACGAGGGCACGGCATGGCAATACCAGTGGCTCGTGCGCCAGGACATCCCGGGCCTGGCCGCGGCGATGGGCGGTCCCGCGCAGGCGCTGCGCCGCCTCGACCTGTTCTTCGACTACGACGCCCTGGCGGCCGATCCGGCGGCCGTGCGCAAGTCGTGGGTGGTGGGGCCGTACAGCTATTACAGCCAGTTCCGCTACAACCCGAACAACGAACCGGACCTGCACGCGCCGTGGGTCTACACGTTGATGGGCCAGCCGTGGAAGACGACGACCGTGCTGCGCGCGGCGGAAACGCTGTTCGGCAATGGCCCGAGCGGCGTCACCGGCAACGACGATCTGGGCACGATGTCGGCCTGGTATCTGTTCAGCGCACTGGGCTTGTACCCGGACACGCCGGGCAGCGGCCGCTTCCTGCTTCACGCGCCGCGATTCGCGCACGCCGAGATCGACCTGCCGCAGGGCCGCGTGCTGCGCATCGACGCGCCCGACACCAAGGTGGGCGAGCGCCGCTTCGTGCAGTCCGTGAGCTGGGCGAACAAGCCGCTGTCGCGCGTGTGGCTGGATTGGGAACAGCTGCAGGCCGGCGGCACGCTCGGCTACCGCCTCGCGCCGCAGCCGGATACCGCGGGCTGGGGCACGCATGCGCGCGATTTGCCGCGGGCTCCGGCCGGGCTCGCGCCCTGA
- a CDS encoding glycoside hydrolase family 47 protein yields MTSRTRFSQIKPTARGLRGLCVTLFALLPAMSQAAAPVPALRPVSDIESAALAQRVKDEMRHAWQGYKQYAWGHDALSPLSKKPRDWYEHSLLMTPVDALDTLVIMGLKDEANEARELIATQLSFDQDMYVQNFEITIRLLGGLISAYQLTGDDRLLAKAEDLGQRLLPVFESPTGMPYTHVNLHTGKVRGNVSNPAETGTLILEFGMLSKLTGKPVYFDKAKRALVETYQRASKDGLVGSAIDVETGKWVNTDAHIGGGIDSYYEYLYKCYRLFGDNDCKAMWDRSIAGVNKTLADKRDGALWYGHADMNTGRRTATQYGALDAFMPALLALGGDVPRAKALQESGLRMWRLAGVEPEALDYARMKITSPGYALRPEIIESAYYLNHYTGDARYRAMGREFFEAFVRWCRTDAGYAALKDVRTKVQEDSMESFVFAETFKYFYLLFAPKQALDFDAVTFNTEAHPLRLPAPKN; encoded by the coding sequence GTGACGAGCCGTACCCGCTTTTCCCAGATTAAACCGACCGCGCGCGGCCTGCGCGGCCTGTGCGTCACGCTGTTCGCGCTGTTGCCGGCCATGTCGCAAGCTGCCGCACCCGTGCCCGCGCTGCGGCCCGTCAGCGATATCGAGTCCGCGGCGCTGGCCCAGCGCGTGAAGGACGAGATGCGCCACGCCTGGCAAGGATATAAACAGTATGCCTGGGGCCACGACGCCCTGAGCCCGCTCAGCAAGAAACCGCGCGACTGGTACGAGCATTCGCTCCTGATGACGCCCGTGGATGCCCTGGATACGCTGGTCATCATGGGCTTGAAGGACGAGGCCAACGAGGCGCGCGAGCTGATCGCGACGCAGCTGTCGTTCGACCAGGACATGTATGTGCAAAACTTCGAGATCACCATCCGCCTGCTGGGCGGCCTGATCTCGGCCTACCAGCTGACCGGCGACGACCGCCTGCTGGCCAAGGCGGAAGACCTGGGCCAGCGCCTGCTGCCGGTGTTCGAGTCGCCGACCGGCATGCCCTACACGCACGTCAATCTGCACACCGGCAAGGTGCGCGGCAACGTCAGCAATCCGGCCGAGACGGGCACCTTGATCCTCGAATTCGGCATGCTGAGCAAGCTGACCGGCAAGCCCGTCTACTTCGACAAGGCCAAGCGCGCGCTCGTGGAAACCTATCAGCGCGCGTCGAAGGATGGCCTGGTGGGTTCGGCGATCGACGTCGAAACGGGCAAGTGGGTCAATACCGACGCCCACATCGGCGGCGGCATCGACTCCTATTACGAGTACCTGTACAAGTGCTACCGCCTGTTCGGCGACAACGACTGCAAGGCCATGTGGGACCGGAGCATCGCCGGCGTCAACAAGACCCTGGCCGACAAGCGCGACGGCGCCCTGTGGTACGGCCACGCCGACATGAATACCGGCCGGCGCACCGCCACGCAATATGGGGCGCTGGACGCCTTCATGCCCGCGCTGCTGGCGCTCGGCGGTGACGTCCCACGCGCGAAGGCGCTGCAGGAATCCGGACTGCGCATGTGGCGCCTCGCCGGCGTCGAGCCGGAAGCGCTGGACTATGCGCGCATGAAGATCACGTCGCCGGGCTATGCGCTGCGTCCCGAGATCATCGAATCCGCGTACTACCTGAACCACTACACGGGCGACGCGCGCTACCGCGCCATGGGCCGCGAATTCTTCGAGGCTTTCGTGCGCTGGTGCCGCACCGACGCCGGCTACGCGGCGCTGAAGGATGTGCGCACCAAGGTCCAGGAAGATTCGATGGAGAGCTTCGTGTTCGCCGAGACCTTCAAGTATTTCTACCTGCTGTTCGCGCCGAAGCAGGCGCTGGACTTCGACGCGGTCACTTTCAACACCGAAGCGCATCCGCTGCGCCTGCCGGCGCCAAAGAACTGA
- a CDS encoding beta-mannosidase, whose amino-acid sequence MSRHALARLCLGFAPFVAGASAMAGDVVIDRGWTFRLAPGNAQRDAHPEAASWHAATVPGTVHTDLFANKAIPDPYVGAPEAGLQWIGLADWEYRTTFDAPRTALAAARSDLVFDGLDIFAEVWLNGIKVLDADNAFRTWRVPVQGKLREKGNELRIVLHSPIATLLPQVQAMPHKLAGNYPSPYGDEPPDAMTGNFARKPGYHYGWDWGPRYVTAGIVKPVVLQSWDAVRIDNLQLRQDHVDAARADIVAVAIIDAVRAGAVDLRLWQTAPGGKRALAVTRRVDLQAGANRIELPVHVDQPQRWFPNGYGAQPLYRYELDVGDARISARTGLRSIELRRDPDDKGKSFYFVVNGIPVFAKGANTIPFDMFQPRVTKAQLRRVLQSARDANMNFLRSWGGGYYESDDFFDLADELGLLVWQDFMFGGGMPPAYDDAFRANVILEARDNVRRLRNHPSLALWCGNNEEEIAWKYWGHGKTLKDADPAFADKVWKGYVQLFGTDLRKVVADEGGGIAYWASSPSDDLHDAANTPASGDMHYWEVWGNPAYPPTKYLEITPRFMSEYGLQAWPVRRTIDAFARRDEQGIATPVIEAHQKFLAGKGNERLMKYVDYEFGATDDFDRFVYLSQAAQAEGIELAALHHRASRPYTMGSLYWQLNDVWPGASWSSVDWFGRWKALHFHARRFYAPVAVAALRGFDGKTSVSLLNDRTRPVRGELRLRVMTLDGKVLRDERKPVELAPLAATKAADYVDADLLGAADPSNTVAVFDLRAEGEPASRGVVYFKAAKDMTWPDPGLRADVRRAGAGYALELQATRFARAVWIDAGDADVSDNAFALLPGESVTLHVSSKAGLAKLRALLRVRSLSDAMAFTKPR is encoded by the coding sequence ATGAGCAGACATGCGCTCGCGCGGCTGTGCCTCGGCTTCGCCCCCTTTGTCGCCGGCGCATCGGCCATGGCGGGCGACGTCGTCATCGACCGCGGCTGGACGTTCCGCCTCGCGCCCGGCAATGCGCAAAGAGACGCGCATCCGGAAGCGGCGTCCTGGCACGCGGCGACGGTGCCGGGCACGGTGCACACGGACCTGTTCGCGAACAAGGCGATCCCCGATCCCTACGTCGGGGCACCGGAAGCCGGCCTGCAATGGATCGGCCTCGCGGACTGGGAATACCGCACGACGTTCGACGCGCCGCGCACCGCATTGGCAGCCGCGCGCAGCGACCTCGTATTCGACGGCTTGGATATCTTCGCCGAAGTCTGGCTGAATGGGATAAAAGTGCTCGACGCGGATAATGCGTTCCGCACCTGGCGCGTGCCGGTGCAGGGCAAGCTGCGCGAGAAGGGAAACGAGCTGCGCATCGTGCTGCATTCCCCGATCGCGACGCTGCTGCCGCAGGTCCAGGCCATGCCGCACAAGCTGGCCGGCAATTATCCGTCTCCCTACGGCGACGAACCGCCCGATGCGATGACCGGCAACTTTGCGCGCAAGCCCGGCTACCACTACGGCTGGGATTGGGGACCGCGCTACGTCACCGCCGGCATTGTGAAACCTGTCGTGCTGCAAAGCTGGGACGCGGTGCGCATCGATAATCTGCAGCTGCGCCAGGACCACGTCGACGCGGCGCGTGCCGACATCGTCGCGGTGGCAATCATCGATGCCGTGCGCGCGGGCGCCGTCGACCTGCGCCTGTGGCAGACGGCGCCCGGCGGCAAGCGCGCGCTGGCGGTCACGCGGCGCGTCGACCTGCAGGCGGGCGCCAACCGCATCGAATTGCCCGTGCACGTCGACCAGCCGCAACGCTGGTTCCCCAACGGCTACGGCGCGCAACCGCTGTACCGCTACGAGCTCGACGTGGGCGACGCCCGGATCAGCGCGCGCACCGGCTTGCGCAGCATCGAATTGCGCCGCGACCCCGACGACAAGGGCAAGAGCTTTTATTTCGTCGTCAACGGCATCCCCGTGTTCGCCAAGGGCGCGAACACGATCCCGTTCGACATGTTCCAGCCGCGCGTGACGAAGGCGCAGCTGCGCCGCGTGCTGCAATCGGCGCGCGACGCCAACATGAATTTCCTGCGCAGCTGGGGCGGCGGCTATTACGAGAGCGACGATTTCTTCGACCTGGCCGACGAACTGGGCCTGCTGGTCTGGCAAGACTTCATGTTCGGCGGCGGCATGCCGCCCGCCTACGACGACGCGTTCCGCGCGAACGTGATTCTCGAAGCGCGCGACAACGTGCGGCGCCTGCGCAATCACCCGAGCCTTGCGCTTTGGTGCGGCAACAACGAGGAAGAGATCGCGTGGAAGTACTGGGGCCACGGTAAAACGTTGAAGGACGCCGATCCGGCGTTCGCCGACAAGGTGTGGAAAGGCTATGTGCAGCTGTTCGGCACGGATCTGCGCAAGGTCGTGGCGGACGAGGGCGGCGGCATCGCCTACTGGGCCAGCTCGCCCAGCGACGACCTGCATGATGCCGCAAACACCCCGGCCAGCGGCGACATGCATTACTGGGAAGTGTGGGGCAATCCCGCTTACCCGCCAACCAAGTACCTGGAGATCACGCCGCGCTTCATGTCCGAATACGGCCTGCAGGCCTGGCCGGTGCGGCGCACCATCGACGCATTCGCCAGGCGCGACGAGCAGGGCATCGCCACGCCCGTGATCGAGGCGCACCAGAAGTTCCTGGCCGGTAAAGGCAACGAACGGCTGATGAAGTATGTGGACTACGAATTCGGCGCAACGGACGATTTCGACCGCTTCGTCTACCTGAGCCAGGCCGCGCAGGCCGAGGGCATCGAGCTGGCGGCGCTGCACCACCGCGCCAGCCGGCCGTACACGATGGGCTCTTTGTACTGGCAGCTCAACGATGTGTGGCCCGGGGCGTCGTGGTCCAGCGTCGACTGGTTCGGCCGCTGGAAGGCGCTGCACTTCCACGCGCGCCGCTTCTATGCGCCGGTCGCGGTGGCCGCGCTGCGCGGGTTTGATGGCAAGACGTCGGTCAGTCTGCTCAACGACCGCACGCGGCCTGTGCGCGGCGAGTTACGCCTGCGCGTGATGACCCTCGATGGCAAGGTGCTGCGCGACGAACGCAAGCCGGTCGAACTCGCGCCGCTGGCGGCGACGAAGGCGGCGGACTACGTCGATGCCGACCTGCTCGGCGCCGCGGATCCTTCCAACACCGTGGCCGTGTTCGACCTGCGCGCCGAAGGCGAGCCGGCGTCGCGCGGCGTCGTGTATTTCAAGGCCGCGAAAGACATGACGTGGCCCGACCCTGGCCTGCGTGCCGACGTGCGCCGCGCCGGCGCCGGCTACGCGCTCGAACTGCAGGCGACCCGGTTCGCGCGCGCCGTGTGGATCGACGCGGGCGATGCCGACGTATCCGACAACGCGTTCGCGTTGCTGCCGGGCGAAAGCGTGACCCTGCACGTGTCGTCGAAAGCGGGACTCGCCAAGCTGCGCGCGTTGTTGCGTGTGCGTTCGCTGTCGGACGCGATGGCGTTTACTAAACCGCGCTAA
- a CDS encoding tryptophan halogenase family protein, whose amino-acid sequence MSTHHRISSITVVGGGSAGWMAAAALATYLGKGATIRLIESEEIGIVGVGEASVPHMKLFNGQWLGIDEAEFVKRTQATAKLGIEFNDWSRIGDSYFHGFGAIGKSIGPLPFHQFWLKLFLAGKAGPIGEYSPQTVMGPRGKFAPGDRNAAPNSPLADIAYAYHFDAGLYARYLRELAERRGVQRIEGKIVGVNQRAHDGFIDSVTLENGKSVGGELFIDCSGFRGLLIEQTLKTGYVDWSHWLPCDRALAVPSESAASITPYTRSTALAAGWQWRIPLQHRTGNGHVYSSRYISDDEAAATLLANLDGKPLAEPRLLRFTTGVRKKSWNKNVVALGLASGFLEPLESTSIYLAQSGITRLLSLFPTRDVNPLLAERYNNESMFEYERVRDFLILHYHATQRTDTPFWDYCRTMSIPDTLRDAMALFRIDGRYFRNGEDFFALPSWVQVMLGQRIIPQGYHPIVDEMPEGRLADNVEGMRATLAQAVSSMPTHDEWINRYWKAS is encoded by the coding sequence ATGAGTACGCATCATCGGATCAGCAGCATCACCGTCGTCGGCGGCGGCAGCGCGGGCTGGATGGCCGCCGCCGCCCTCGCGACCTACCTGGGCAAGGGTGCCACCATCCGCCTGATCGAGTCCGAGGAGATCGGCATCGTCGGCGTGGGCGAGGCCAGCGTCCCGCACATGAAGCTGTTCAACGGGCAGTGGCTGGGCATCGACGAAGCGGAATTCGTCAAGCGCACGCAGGCCACCGCGAAGCTCGGCATTGAATTCAACGACTGGAGCCGCATCGGCGACAGTTATTTCCACGGCTTCGGCGCCATCGGCAAATCGATCGGGCCGCTGCCGTTCCACCAGTTCTGGCTGAAGCTGTTCCTGGCCGGGAAGGCGGGGCCGATCGGCGAATACTCGCCGCAGACCGTGATGGGCCCGCGCGGCAAGTTCGCGCCCGGCGACCGGAACGCGGCGCCGAACTCGCCGCTGGCCGACATCGCCTACGCCTATCACTTCGACGCCGGCCTGTACGCGCGCTACCTGCGCGAGCTGGCGGAACGCCGCGGCGTGCAGCGCATCGAAGGCAAGATCGTGGGCGTCAACCAGCGCGCCCACGACGGCTTCATCGACTCGGTGACGCTGGAAAACGGAAAATCCGTCGGCGGTGAACTCTTCATCGACTGCTCGGGCTTCCGCGGGCTGCTGATCGAGCAGACCTTGAAGACCGGCTACGTCGACTGGTCGCATTGGCTGCCGTGCGACCGCGCGCTGGCCGTGCCCAGCGAAAGCGCCGCATCGATCACGCCGTACACGCGCTCCACGGCGCTGGCGGCCGGCTGGCAGTGGCGCATTCCGCTGCAGCACCGCACCGGCAACGGCCACGTGTATTCGAGCCGGTACATCAGCGACGACGAAGCCGCCGCGACGCTGCTCGCGAACCTGGACGGCAAGCCGCTGGCCGAGCCGCGCCTGCTCCGCTTCACCACCGGCGTGCGCAAGAAATCCTGGAACAAGAACGTGGTGGCGCTGGGACTGGCCAGCGGCTTCCTCGAACCGCTCGAATCCACCAGCATCTACCTGGCCCAGTCGGGCATCACCCGTTTATTGAGCCTGTTCCCCACGCGCGACGTCAATCCGCTGCTGGCCGAACGCTACAACAATGAATCCATGTTCGAGTACGAGCGGGTCCGCGATTTCCTCATCCTGCACTACCACGCGACGCAGCGCACCGACACGCCGTTCTGGGACTACTGCCGCACCATGTCCATCCCGGATACGCTGCGCGACGCGATGGCGCTGTTCCGTATCGACGGCCGCTACTTCCGCAACGGCGAGGACTTTTTTGCGCTGCCGAGCTGGGTGCAGGTGATGCTGGGCCAGCGCATCATCCCGCAAGGCTACCACCCGATCGTCGACGAGATGCCCGAAGGGCGGCTGGCCGACAACGTCGAGGGCATGCGCGCGACGCTGGCGCAGGCGGTATCCAGCATGCCCACGCACGACGAATGGATCAACCGCTACTGGAAGGCGTCATGA